The Budorcas taxicolor isolate Tak-1 chromosome 18, Takin1.1, whole genome shotgun sequence genome window below encodes:
- the LOC128063406 gene encoding LOW QUALITY PROTEIN: protein disulfide-isomerase A6-like (The sequence of the model RefSeq protein was modified relative to this genomic sequence to represent the inferred CDS: inserted 1 base in 1 codon), giving the protein MARLVLGLMSCTLFITVNGLYSSSDDVIELTPSNFNREVIQSDSLWLVEFFAPWCGHCQRLTPEWKKAATALKDVVKVGAVDADKHQSLGGQYGVQGFPTIKIFGSNKNKPEDYQGGRTGEAIVDAALSALHQLVKDRLGGRGSGYSSGKQGRGDSSSKKDVIELTDDNVDKNVLDSEDVWMVEFYAPWCGHCKNLEPEWAAAATEVKEQMKGKVKLAAVDATVNQVLASRYGIRGFPTIKIFQKGEPPVDYDGGXTRSDIVSRALDLFSDNAPPPELLEIINEDVAKKTCEEHQLCVVAVLPHILDTGAAGRNSYLEVLLKLADKYKKKMWGWLWTEAGAQSKLENALGIGGFGYPAMAAINARKMKFALLKGSFSEQGINEFLRELSFGCGSMAPVGSGAFPTISTREPWDGKDGELPVEDEIDLSDVELDDLEKDEL; this is encoded by the exons ATGGCTCGCCTGGTGCTTGGTCTGATGAGCTGTACCCTCTTTATAACAGTTAATGGTCTGTATTCGTCTAGTGATGATGTAATTGAATTAACCCCCTCAAACTTCAACCGAGAAGTTATTCAGAGTGACAGTTTGTGGCTTGTAGAATTCTTTGCTCCATGGTGTGGCCACTGCCAGAGGTTAACACCAGAATGGAAGAAAGCAGCAACTGCCTTGAAAGATGTTGTCAAAGTTGGTGCAGTTGACGCAGACAAACATCAGTCCCTAGGGGGTCAGTATGGTGTTCAGGGATTTCCTACCATTAAGATTTTTGGATCCAACAAGAACAAACCAGAAGATTATCAAGGTGGCAGAACTGGTGAAGCCATTGTGGACGCTGCCCTCAGTGCTCTGCACCAGCTTGTGAAAGACCGCCTTGGCGGCCGGGGCAGTGGCTACAGCTCTGGAAAACAAGGCAGAGGTGACAGTTCAAGTAAGAAGGACGTGATTGAGCTGACGGATGACAACGTTGACAAGAATGTCCTTGACAGTGAAGATGTTTGGATGGTTGAGTTTTATGCTCCCTGGTGTGGACACTGCAAAAACCTAGAGCCAGAATGGGCCGCGGCTGCTACAGAGGTGAAAGAGCAAATGAAAGGCAAAGTGAAACTCGCAGCTGTGGATGCCACCGTGAACCAGGTTCTTGCCAGCCGATACGGGATTAGGGGATTCCCTACAATCAAGATATTCCAGAAAGGTGAGCCTCCTGTGGATTACGATGGGG GCACGAGATCCGACATTGTTTCCCGGGCCCTCGATCTGTTTTCTGATAACGCCCCACCTCCTGAGCTGCTTGAGATCATCAATGAGGACGTCGCCAAGAAGACGTGTGAGGAGCATCAGCTCTGCGTCGTGGCCGTGCTGCCCCACATTCTTGACACGGGAGCTGCAGGCAGAAATTCTTACTTGGAAGTTCTTCTGAAGTTGGCAGACAAATACAAGAAGAAGATGTGGGGGTGGCTGTGGACTGAAGCTGGAGCCCAATCTAAACTAGAAAATGCGCTGGGGATTGGAGGGTTTGGATACCCTGCTATGGCAGCTATTAATGCACGCAAGATGAAATTTGCTCTCCTAAAGGGATCATTCAGTGAGCAAGGCATTAATGAGTTTCTCAGGGAGCTGTCTTTTGGGTGTGGATCCATGGCGCCTGTAGGCAGTGGGGCTTTCCCCACCATCAGCACCAGGGAGCCCTGGGATGGCAAGGACGGCGAGCTTCCCGTGGAAGACGAAATTGACCTGAGTGACGTGGAGCTGGATGACCTGGAGAAAGATGAGTTGTGA